From the Candidatus Krumholzibacteriota bacterium genome, one window contains:
- the dxr gene encoding 1-deoxy-D-xylulose-5-phosphate reductoisomerase, translating into MKTVVVLGSTGSIGRSTVEVIRNYQVDEFKVVGLVAGSNIEELKKQLVLFKHASFALGSKEALNRITKDTPELTDRAAGYGQKGITDLLSELSPDIVVNAMVGISGLVPTIVALESGSRVALANKETLVTAGEILDKRLDDILDRIIPVDSEHFSLSRLLSGGNEGVDNIFLTASGGPFYKRDSASLRNVKVESVLDHPTWDMGKKVTVDSALLLNKGLEVIEAHWLFGFPYDKIGVVIHPQSIVHSLVRMKDGSLSAHMAPADMKLPIMSALYYPEVQRFPWETLNPGELGTLEFIEFKRDKFPAFNLAMKAARLGGTAPAVLNAADEIAVETFLSGKIGYLTIIDWLEEALSAHNCKPVTDVADVLSADRWTRDFLAGRHNEAIII; encoded by the coding sequence TTGAAAACTGTTGTTGTACTTGGATCAACGGGTTCGATAGGAAGATCGACCGTTGAAGTAATCAGAAATTACCAAGTTGATGAATTTAAGGTTGTCGGCTTGGTAGCGGGCAGCAATATAGAAGAGCTTAAAAAACAGCTTGTTCTTTTCAAACACGCCTCCTTCGCTTTGGGGAGCAAAGAAGCCCTTAACAGGATTACTAAAGACACCCCGGAGCTTACTGACAGAGCTGCAGGATACGGGCAGAAAGGTATAACTGATTTGTTGTCCGAGCTTTCCCCTGATATTGTGGTAAACGCGATGGTTGGTATCTCAGGACTTGTACCTACTATTGTTGCTTTGGAATCCGGGAGTAGAGTGGCGCTGGCTAATAAAGAAACACTCGTTACAGCTGGAGAAATACTCGATAAAAGGTTAGATGATATCCTGGACAGGATAATTCCGGTTGACAGCGAGCATTTTTCATTATCTCGTCTTCTATCCGGTGGTAACGAAGGTGTTGATAATATCTTTTTAACCGCTTCGGGCGGTCCGTTTTATAAAAGGGATTCAGCTTCTCTAAGAAACGTCAAAGTTGAGAGTGTTCTGGATCATCCAACATGGGATATGGGTAAAAAGGTTACTGTTGATTCAGCTCTTCTCTTGAATAAGGGACTGGAAGTAATTGAAGCACACTGGCTGTTTGGATTTCCCTATGATAAAATTGGAGTCGTGATTCACCCTCAGTCTATTGTGCATTCCCTTGTTCGTATGAAGGACGGATCTCTGTCCGCGCATATGGCTCCGGCTGACATGAAACTTCCAATTATGAGCGCGTTATACTATCCCGAGGTTCAGCGATTCCCGTGGGAAACTTTAAATCCCGGAGAACTTGGAACTCTGGAGTTTATTGAGTTCAAAAGAGATAAGTTCCCGGCCTTCAACCTGGCTATGAAAGCGGCACGGTTAGGAGGCACAGCTCCCGCTGTACTGAATGCAGCTGATGAAATTGCCGTTGAAACGTTCTTATCGGGTAAAATTGGATACTTGACGATAATTGATTGGCTTGAAGAGGCGCTTTCAGCGCATAACTGTAAACCTGTTACTGATGTGGCAGATGTGCTTTCCGCTGACAGGTGGACGAGAGATTTCCTCGCCGGCAGGCACAATGAAGCAATAATTATATAA
- a CDS encoding phosphatidate cytidylyltransferase, producing the protein MSENEIIKGNKKSDSVSTRSILKRIIISIIFLPFILLITRKGGLYFLVLVTILIISGLWEFYRMVEAKGIKPSKLTGITAGIIIPFYVFFSKGKTDNLLFLLVIIFIAVMIIELGRGKRDYALYHISVTIFGVLYVGLLGSYLLMLRELPISMNLDYKNGFLFVILVFILTWCYDSGAYTLGTIAGRHKLFPGISPGKTLEGAFGGLLLSIIGILVAREYIFSSITIWEAVGLAVIGSVVSQLGDLVESMIKRDVNIKDSSNTIPGHGGILDRFDSMLFNAPVIYYILKYFLLEG; encoded by the coding sequence ATGTCTGAAAATGAGATTATAAAAGGCAACAAAAAGAGTGATTCCGTAAGCACCCGTTCTATTCTGAAAAGAATAATAATATCGATAATATTCTTGCCCTTTATATTGTTGATAACCAGAAAAGGGGGATTGTATTTTCTTGTTCTTGTAACCATATTGATTATCTCCGGTTTGTGGGAATTCTATAGAATGGTTGAAGCAAAAGGGATTAAACCTTCTAAGTTAACTGGAATAACAGCCGGTATTATAATTCCATTTTATGTGTTCTTTTCCAAAGGAAAAACGGACAATCTTCTTTTCCTGTTAGTTATTATCTTTATAGCCGTTATGATAATAGAACTCGGAAGGGGAAAAAGAGATTATGCTCTATATCATATTTCAGTAACTATTTTCGGAGTACTATACGTTGGCTTGCTGGGCAGCTATCTTTTGATGCTCAGAGAATTACCCATTTCAATGAATCTCGATTACAAAAACGGATTTCTTTTTGTTATACTGGTTTTTATATTAACCTGGTGTTATGATAGCGGCGCATATACTTTAGGAACGATAGCGGGAAGACATAAATTATTTCCAGGTATTTCTCCCGGGAAGACCTTAGAAGGGGCTTTTGGGGGTCTGCTTCTCTCTATTATTGGAATTCTGGTTGCCAGGGAATATATTTTCTCATCCATAACCATATGGGAGGCCGTCGGATTAGCTGTGATTGGTTCTGTTGTATCCCAACTTGGAGATCTTGTCGAATCGATGATAAAAAGAGATGTTAATATAAAAGATTCATCCAATACCATCCCTGGACATGGAGGGATTCTCGACCGTTTCGATTCTATGCTGTTTAACGCGCCGGTAATATACTATATTTTGAAATATTTTCTTCTCGAAGGCTGA
- a CDS encoding isoprenyl transferase has protein sequence MSEKNSKIDQDIAELKTEDNLPRHIAIIMDGNGRWAKERMLPRISGHKAGIESVRAVISTCAKLDIPILSLYTFSIENWNRPAGEVKALMKFLEKALESEFLELKNNNIKLEAMGRLDMLPGNTRRVLEKTIKKLSDNTGTILNLCLSYSGKAEIIDAVKKIGSDVKNGSIDVDSIGEKLFSNYLYSPKLCDPDLLIRTGGEFRISNFLLWQLAYTEIVVSDIFWPDFRGLELLDSIREYLGRERRFGRVKSE, from the coding sequence TTGTCAGAGAAGAACTCAAAAATTGATCAAGATATTGCAGAACTCAAAACTGAAGATAATCTTCCGCGGCATATAGCTATAATAATGGATGGGAACGGGAGATGGGCCAAGGAGCGTATGCTCCCCAGAATTTCAGGGCACAAAGCGGGGATAGAGTCTGTACGCGCTGTTATAAGTACATGTGCCAAGCTGGATATTCCAATCTTATCATTGTACACATTTTCGATTGAAAACTGGAACAGGCCGGCCGGGGAAGTAAAAGCCTTAATGAAATTTCTTGAAAAGGCGTTGGAGTCTGAATTTCTTGAACTCAAAAATAATAATATCAAACTTGAGGCTATGGGAAGACTCGATATGCTGCCCGGCAATACCAGAAGAGTTCTTGAAAAAACTATAAAGAAACTATCAGACAACACAGGGACCATTCTAAATCTCTGTTTGAGTTACAGCGGGAAAGCGGAGATCATAGACGCTGTAAAGAAGATTGGCTCGGATGTAAAGAACGGCAGTATCGATGTTGACTCAATAGGTGAGAAACTCTTCTCAAACTATCTTTATTCACCTAAGCTCTGTGATCCAGACCTTCTTATTAGAACGGGAGGAGAATTCAGAATCAGTAACTTTTTACTCTGGCAGCTTGCCTATACCGAGATCGTCGTAAGTGACATCTTCTGGCCTGACTTCAGGGGACTGGAATTGTTAGACTCAATCCGTGAATACCTCGGACGTGAGCGAAGATTTGGGCGAGTTAAATCTGAATAG
- the frr gene encoding ribosome recycling factor: MDSVDKIFNEAEAHMKKSIDKTEEEISAVRTGKASPNLLDSVRVEYYGAKVPLKQVASIAVPDPSLITVQPWEKQIAPEIIKAIQTANIGLNPQNDGGFIRIPLPSLTEERRKELVKRIKAIVEEGRIAIRNVRRQTNEEFKKLEKDHSISEDDYYRYEDDVQKMTNNSINELDKICEVKEKEIMQF; the protein is encoded by the coding sequence ATGGATTCGGTTGATAAAATATTCAATGAAGCTGAAGCTCATATGAAGAAATCTATTGATAAAACAGAAGAAGAAATTTCCGCCGTGCGTACGGGAAAAGCATCCCCAAATCTTTTAGATAGTGTCAGGGTTGAGTATTACGGGGCAAAAGTTCCTTTGAAACAAGTAGCGAGTATTGCCGTCCCCGACCCCAGTCTTATTACCGTGCAGCCATGGGAAAAGCAGATCGCTCCGGAAATTATAAAGGCCATACAAACAGCCAATATCGGATTGAATCCACAGAATGACGGAGGCTTTATCCGTATACCTCTGCCGTCTCTCACAGAGGAACGGAGGAAAGAACTGGTTAAGAGAATAAAAGCAATTGTTGAAGAGGGTCGAATTGCCATAAGAAATGTCAGACGACAAACAAACGAAGAATTTAAAAAACTGGAAAAGGACCATAGTATTTCCGAAGATGATTACTACAGGTACGAGGATGACGTGCAGAAGATGACAAATAATTCTATCAATGAGCTTGATAAGATTTGTGAGGTTAAGGAGAAAGAAATTATGCAGTTCTAG
- the pyrH gene encoding UMP kinase yields the protein MKADRYRRVLLKISGEIFGSENVIFDSERIEKLALQLKEASESDIQIAIVVGGGNILRGAQYSVGNSDRCRADYMGMLATVINSLVLKSALEGIKADSEVLTAIPMEQVAELFTSHRALEYLKEGKILILAGGTGNPFFTTDTAAALRAAQIGAEAVLKGTKVDGIYDSDPVVNKDAEMIASLSYTDILERKLKVMDSTAVALCRENKIAITVFNILKNGNLKKVLEGKPMGTIVK from the coding sequence GTGAAAGCCGACCGTTATAGAAGGGTGCTGCTCAAGATAAGTGGTGAAATCTTCGGAAGTGAAAATGTTATTTTTGATTCAGAACGGATAGAGAAGTTAGCCCTTCAGTTAAAGGAAGCATCTGAATCCGATATCCAGATAGCGATTGTTGTGGGAGGAGGTAATATATTAAGAGGAGCTCAGTACAGCGTTGGTAATTCAGACAGATGCAGGGCGGATTATATGGGAATGCTTGCCACGGTAATTAACTCTCTGGTACTTAAAAGTGCTCTTGAAGGGATTAAAGCCGATTCAGAAGTACTGACAGCTATACCTATGGAACAGGTAGCCGAATTATTCACCAGCCACAGAGCTCTTGAGTATCTGAAGGAAGGCAAGATACTTATTCTTGCAGGCGGCACGGGGAATCCTTTTTTTACAACTGATACCGCCGCGGCCCTTAGAGCTGCCCAAATTGGCGCGGAAGCTGTTCTGAAGGGAACGAAAGTTGACGGTATATACGATTCAGATCCTGTTGTTAATAAAGACGCGGAAATGATAGCTTCTCTCAGTTATACTGATATACTGGAAAGGAAACTGAAAGTGATGGATTCGACCGCGGTTGCTCTTTGCCGCGAGAACAAAATAGCCATTACGGTATTCAATATACTGAAGAATGGTAATTTGAAAAAGGTGTTGGAAGGGAAACCTATGGGTACGATTGTAAAATAA
- the tsf gene encoding translation elongation factor Ts, producing the protein MSIDAKQVKELRQRTGSGMMDCKKALQESDGDIEEAIKVLREKGLSAAAKRSGRDVSEGRIFSYVHPGAQIAVMVELNCETDFVARTEEFQNLGKDIAMQVAATSPIAVTREDISSEVIENEREIFRNQALKSGKPEKVLEKIIEGRTEKFYDEVCLLGQPFVKDDKKTIEELVKEVIGKLGENIAIKRFARFEVGE; encoded by the coding sequence ATGAGCATTGATGCTAAACAGGTAAAGGAATTACGCCAAAGAACAGGTTCGGGGATGATGGATTGCAAAAAGGCTCTGCAGGAGTCAGACGGTGATATTGAGGAAGCTATCAAAGTGCTTCGTGAAAAGGGATTATCTGCAGCTGCTAAGCGTTCAGGGAGAGATGTAAGCGAGGGCAGAATATTTTCCTACGTTCATCCAGGCGCTCAGATTGCCGTAATGGTTGAATTAAACTGTGAAACGGATTTTGTTGCCCGTACAGAGGAATTTCAAAATCTGGGCAAAGATATCGCGATGCAAGTTGCCGCAACGTCTCCAATTGCGGTTACGAGGGAGGATATCAGTTCCGAGGTAATAGAGAATGAAAGAGAAATCTTCAGAAATCAGGCCCTCAAATCAGGTAAACCCGAGAAGGTTTTGGAAAAAATCATTGAAGGTAGAACCGAGAAGTTCTATGATGAAGTGTGTTTACTCGGACAGCCCTTTGTAAAAGATGATAAAAAAACAATTGAAGAACTTGTAAAGGAAGTAATTGGTAAACTTGGTGAAAATATTGCAATTAAGCGTTTTGCCAGGTTTGAAGTTGGGGAGTAG
- the rpsB gene encoding 30S ribosomal protein S2, with amino-acid sequence MDIKIEDLLEAGVHFGHQKRRWDPKMKPYIYKEQNGIYIIDVRITLERLKKAYEKILSLASEGKYMVFVGTKKQAKKSVKEDAARCGMYYVAERWLGGTLTNFNTIRKSADKLDEIDAMEESGDWEKLSKKERLDISKKKEKLLKLFSGIRDMKKMPSCLLAFDIKKESIAVKEAKKLNIPIIALVDTNCDPDDADIAIPANDDAIRSVKLFTRVFADAIIEGRSRYLKNKDFLEKKEKEKKKTEKELESKREKDSVEKEVTSKSTDEDKKEKKDK; translated from the coding sequence TTGGATATTAAAATAGAGGATCTGCTTGAGGCGGGTGTTCATTTCGGGCATCAGAAGAGGCGATGGGACCCCAAAATGAAACCCTATATTTATAAAGAACAAAACGGAATATACATAATTGATGTCAGGATAACACTTGAGAGATTGAAGAAGGCCTATGAGAAAATACTATCATTAGCATCTGAAGGAAAATACATGGTGTTTGTGGGGACAAAGAAACAGGCAAAGAAAAGTGTGAAGGAAGACGCTGCAAGATGCGGAATGTACTATGTTGCCGAAAGATGGCTTGGCGGAACTCTTACAAATTTTAACACGATAAGGAAGAGTGCTGACAAACTTGATGAAATAGACGCGATGGAAGAGAGCGGGGATTGGGAGAAGCTTTCCAAAAAAGAGAGACTTGATATAAGTAAAAAGAAAGAAAAACTCTTAAAGCTTTTTTCCGGTATTAGAGATATGAAGAAAATGCCTTCTTGCCTTCTGGCTTTTGATATTAAAAAAGAATCGATTGCCGTAAAAGAAGCGAAGAAACTGAATATTCCTATTATAGCTTTGGTAGACACGAATTGTGATCCTGATGACGCGGATATAGCGATTCCCGCTAATGATGATGCTATAAGATCGGTAAAGTTATTTACCAGGGTTTTCGCCGACGCGATTATCGAGGGAAGAAGCAGATATTTAAAAAATAAGGATTTTCTGGAAAAGAAAGAAAAAGAAAAGAAGAAAACCGAAAAAGAATTAGAATCAAAAAGGGAAAAAGATTCCGTAGAGAAAGAAGTTACTTCGAAATCTACAGATGAGGATAAAAAAGAAAAAAAAGATAAATAG
- the rpsI gene encoding 30S ribosomal protein S9, which yields MAKTGLCTVGRRKKSIARVHLSGGTGKIKVNGKELQDYLKHQNLINMINQPFVVTGTEGHYDIKVNVKGGGTSGQAGAIRLGIARAILLDDDSHRKVLKENGFLTRDSRAKERQKYGQPGARKKFQFSKR from the coding sequence TTGGCAAAAACAGGTTTATGTACTGTTGGAAGAAGAAAGAAATCAATAGCCCGTGTGCATTTATCTGGAGGTACCGGCAAGATCAAGGTTAACGGTAAAGAGCTTCAGGATTATCTGAAACATCAGAATTTGATTAACATGATTAATCAGCCGTTCGTTGTTACCGGTACTGAAGGGCATTACGACATTAAGGTTAATGTCAAAGGCGGAGGCACATCGGGGCAGGCTGGCGCTATCAGATTGGGCATCGCTAGAGCGATTCTACTGGATGACGATTCTCACCGGAAAGTACTCAAGGAAAACGGTTTTCTGACGAGGGATTCCAGGGCTAAAGAACGTCAGAAATACGGTCAGCCTGGTGCCAGGAAAAAGTTCCAGTTCTCCAAAAGATAG
- the rplM gene encoding 50S ribosomal protein L13, translating into MKNTRIARDEEIEKKWYVVDAAGKTLGRMASDIASLLRGKTKPYFSPHMDTGDFVIVVNARKVYVSGNKRVEKKYWRHSGYLGSLKQINYEEMMKKDPTFAVKNAVKGMLPHNKLGRRMLKKLKVYPDAEHLHEAQKPELLEL; encoded by the coding sequence ATGAAAAATACGAGAATAGCTCGCGATGAAGAAATTGAAAAAAAATGGTATGTTGTAGATGCGGCAGGAAAGACACTGGGACGTATGGCTTCGGATATTGCTTCGCTTCTCAGGGGTAAAACCAAGCCTTATTTCAGCCCGCATATGGATACAGGCGATTTTGTGATCGTTGTAAATGCAAGGAAAGTATATGTTTCGGGAAACAAACGTGTAGAAAAGAAATACTGGCGGCATAGCGGGTATCTTGGCAGTCTTAAACAAATAAATTATGAAGAGATGATGAAGAAGGATCCGACATTTGCCGTTAAAAACGCTGTAAAGGGTATGTTGCCTCATAATAAATTGGGCAGAAGAATGTTGAAAAAACTCAAAGTCTATCCCGACGCCGAGCATCTTCACGAGGCTCAAAAGCCGGAATTGCTTGAGTTATAA
- the mtnA gene encoding S-methyl-5-thioribose-1-phosphate isomerase, which produces MLIETIDYKKGVIRIIDQTLLPEDEKFIDLCTLDEVAEAICSLRIRGAPAIGIAASYGLLLHLDNMIRSKSTGSLEYAFDREEGMRSFSFPDISSSDIKGWCLEARKKLEGTRPTAVNLFWALERMFSVFGTEEDNPRRLCEFIARKAFKIFSDEIETELKIGENGAPFIRDGMNILTHCNAGGLATAGYGTALAVLYTAKKEGKRFSVYADETRPLLQGARLTVWELDKNGIDVSLLCDDAAASLFAAGRIDAVIVGADRIASNGDAANKIGTLGLAILCRVYRKPFYIAAPLSTFDMNISKGEDIPVEQRSGDELSNFARKRIVPENTNIYNPAFDVTPSKYITSIITERGVIENPGREKISSFMRLK; this is translated from the coding sequence ATGTTAATTGAAACAATTGATTATAAAAAGGGGGTCATTAGAATCATAGATCAAACCCTGCTCCCTGAGGATGAGAAATTTATTGACCTTTGCACACTTGATGAAGTTGCCGAGGCGATTTGTTCGTTGAGAATAAGGGGAGCGCCGGCTATCGGGATTGCCGCCTCATACGGGTTGTTGCTTCATCTTGATAATATGATCCGCTCGAAATCAACCGGCAGTCTCGAATATGCTTTTGACAGAGAAGAGGGAATGAGATCATTTTCATTTCCCGATATTTCCTCTTCTGATATTAAAGGCTGGTGTTTGGAAGCGAGAAAGAAACTTGAAGGAACGAGACCGACCGCCGTAAATCTTTTCTGGGCCCTTGAGAGGATGTTTTCCGTGTTTGGTACAGAAGAGGATAATCCCAGACGTCTGTGTGAATTTATCGCTCGGAAAGCTTTTAAAATATTCAGCGATGAAATAGAAACAGAACTTAAAATAGGTGAAAATGGAGCGCCGTTCATTAGAGACGGAATGAACATCCTGACGCATTGTAATGCGGGAGGATTGGCGACTGCCGGTTATGGGACAGCTCTGGCTGTATTGTATACGGCAAAGAAAGAGGGAAAGAGATTTTCCGTCTATGCTGATGAAACGCGTCCTCTTCTTCAGGGAGCGCGGCTTACTGTCTGGGAACTTGATAAGAACGGAATTGATGTCAGCCTTCTTTGTGATGACGCCGCTGCTTCCCTCTTCGCTGCCGGCAGGATCGATGCTGTTATAGTTGGAGCCGATAGAATAGCCTCGAACGGAGACGCGGCAAATAAGATAGGCACACTTGGATTGGCGATTCTATGCCGGGTTTATCGTAAGCCTTTCTACATAGCAGCACCACTTTCAACTTTTGATATGAATATATCAAAAGGGGAGGATATTCCCGTTGAACAGCGTTCAGGTGACGAATTATCCAACTTTGCCCGCAAGAGAATTGTTCCTGAAAATACAAATATTTATAACCCCGCTTTTGATGTAACGCCCTCTAAATATATCACTTCTATTATAACTGAGAGAGGTGTTATCGAGAATCCGGGAAGGGAAAAAATATCTTCTTTTATGCGGCTTAAATAG
- a CDS encoding secondary thiamine-phosphate synthase enzyme YjbQ, producing the protein MVVYNDEYKFSTEGDGTIIDLSDRISATVLESEIRDGHAAVFVPGSTAAVTTIEYEPGLLSDLPDFFEKIIPSNVKYMHDETWGDGNGFSHLRAALVGPSVTIPVSDGKLLTGTW; encoded by the coding sequence GTGGTTGTTTATAACGATGAATATAAGTTTTCAACTGAAGGTGATGGAACTATTATTGACCTTAGTGACAGAATTTCAGCAACTGTTCTTGAAAGTGAAATACGTGATGGGCATGCAGCAGTTTTCGTTCCCGGTTCTACCGCGGCGGTAACAACAATAGAGTATGAGCCGGGACTTTTAAGTGATCTGCCCGATTTTTTTGAAAAAATAATTCCATCGAATGTTAAATACATGCATGATGAGACCTGGGGTGATGGAAATGGTTTTTCTCACCTTAGAGCCGCTCTTGTGGGCCCTTCAGTTACAATACCTGTATCTGACGGTAAGCTGCTTACAGGAACATGGTAG
- a CDS encoding Maf family protein, which yields MNPFLSISSQDNLVLASGSPRRRKILEELGFDFEIFVSGIKEDEISGDNPIRKATELAELKAAYAQRFCPGKRIIGADTVVICRNQELGKPANKSEAVKMLAFLSGKPHEVVTGVVVVAPGNKMITDYESTKVYFKDLSPGEIEVYTDTAEPFDKAGGYAIQGLAAPFISKIEGCYFNVVGLPVGLLFRMLKESDSL from the coding sequence ATGAACCCATTTCTTTCAATAAGCTCGCAGGATAATCTGGTTCTTGCTTCAGGCTCACCACGCCGGAGGAAGATTCTTGAAGAACTTGGATTCGATTTCGAGATCTTTGTGTCAGGGATTAAGGAGGATGAAATATCAGGAGATAATCCGATCAGGAAAGCGACTGAACTGGCCGAATTGAAAGCCGCTTATGCTCAGAGATTCTGTCCCGGAAAAAGAATCATAGGGGCTGACACTGTGGTTATCTGCCGGAATCAAGAACTGGGTAAACCGGCTAACAAAAGTGAAGCGGTTAAGATGCTTGCCTTTCTCTCCGGTAAACCTCATGAAGTTGTAACTGGCGTTGTGGTTGTTGCTCCGGGAAATAAAATGATAACCGATTATGAGAGTACAAAGGTGTACTTTAAGGATCTCAGCCCAGGAGAGATAGAGGTTTATACCGATACTGCCGAACCTTTTGATAAGGCGGGGGGATACGCGATACAGGGATTAGCAGCACCTTTTATTTCTAAAATAGAGGGATGTTATTTTAATGTTGTAGGTTTGCCGGTTGGGCTTCTATTTAGAATGTTAAAAGAATCAGATTCTTTATGA
- the dtd gene encoding D-aminoacyl-tRNA deacylase, with protein MRVVVQRVSEAGVEVDGRNVASINNGVLILAAFRKGDSTAELDWMARKCLGLRIFEDKDGKMNLSVLDMEGEILVVSQFTLYGNCNKGRRPAYTESAPSHEAQELYREFIEIMSRYYPRVSEGVFGAKMKVKLVNNGPVTLIINRNKNIS; from the coding sequence ATGAGGGTAGTAGTTCAGAGGGTGTCCGAAGCCGGTGTTGAAGTTGACGGAAGAAACGTGGCTTCTATTAATAATGGGGTACTTATTCTGGCAGCTTTTAGAAAGGGCGATTCCACTGCTGAACTTGACTGGATGGCAAGAAAATGTCTGGGGCTTAGAATATTTGAGGATAAAGATGGTAAAATGAATCTGTCGGTGCTTGATATGGAAGGTGAAATTCTAGTCGTTTCGCAATTCACTCTATATGGAAATTGTAATAAGGGAAGAAGGCCCGCTTATACTGAAAGCGCCCCCTCACACGAAGCCCAGGAATTATACAGAGAATTTATTGAAATTATGAGTCGTTATTATCCAAGGGTTTCAGAGGGTGTTTTTGGTGCTAAAATGAAAGTGAAACTAGTAAATAATGGTCCAGTAACTTTGATTATCAACAGAAACAAAAATATTTCTTGA